The sequence CGGTCCCTTGTGAGGGCAATCTTTTATTTGGCTCGGCCTTAGAGAAGGTACTAGAGAAGGCCTCAGATAAGAAAAAGAGCTTCCCACTAGTCTCTACACAAGCAACCAGGCCTTCCAGAGGTAGAGGCAGAAGAGGCAGAGGTGGCACCCAAGTAGGAAGAAAGGACTGGAGGCCCCCTAAAAAAGGTAGAGGTCTTATGTTTTCAGGAGGGGATACCTCTAAGAAACAATCACAATGACGCCAGATTCCTGTGGGAGGGcgattacaatttttttgttcaGAATGGTTTGCGATTTCCAACAGTTCTTTTGTGTGTGACATAATAAAGTCTGGACTTAAGATTTCTTTTTTGTCCTCCCCAGGAGAAAGATTTATTATTACTAATGTTACCTCTAATCCCGAGAAACATACGGCCATGGTGACGGAGGTCAGGTCATTAATAGATAAGCGGGTCCTTGTTCCGGTACCGGAGGACCAGAAAGGTAGAGGGTTTTATTCGACCCTCTTCTTGGTTAAGAAGCCCAATGGCTCCTTTCGGACCATTATCAACCTCAAACCCCTTAACCAAGCTCTCTCCTACGAAAAATTTAGAATGGAGTCCATCTCCACGGCTATTCTAAACTTATCCCATAATTGCTATATGGCCACGATTGATCTTCGGGACGCGTATTACCACATCCCCGTTCATCCAGATCACCAAAAATTCCTGAGAGTAGCAGTGAATATAGAGGGATCGGTGTTTCACTATCAGTACACGGCCATGCCATTTGGTATTTCCCAGGCACCTAGGATTTTCACCAAAGTTATGGCTGAGGTGATGGCCCATGTCAGGGagagagacattattattatccCATACCTTGACGATTTCTTTTGGTCGGTGAGTCCATGGCCTCAGTGACAGCAGACATCTCCATAGTGGAAGAGGTGTTCTCTAGGCTAGGATGGGAAGTAAATGATGAAAAGTCTAATAAGACCCCATCACAGTATTGTAAATTCCTTGGAATATGCCTAGATTCGGTTTCTCAAAGATCCTTTCTGCCTGAAAATAAGATACTGTCGGTCATCCAAAGGGTCCAGGAACTAATAGACCACCCGGAAGTCGCTATTAGGGGAGCAATGTCAGTGTTGGGACTTTTTACCTCCTGCATCCCGGCAGTTCAGTGGGCCCAGTATCATTTAAGGACCTTACAATTACAAATATTAGAGGTATGGAATAGAGAGACTGACAATCTAGACGATGTGTTTGTTTTATCTCCACAGACTCTCAGGTCGCTATCCTGGTGGACAGAAAGAAACAACTTGAACAGGGGTATACCTTGGAACATACGAGAGTTACTAACGATAACTACAGACGCAAGCCCATACGGTTGGGGGGCTCACTCAGAATCACTAGTTCTTCAAGGGGTATGGAACCCGGAGCACTCCAGACAGTCACAAAATGTGAGAGAACTAAGGGCAGTGTTTCTGGCACTATCACAGGCACTTCCAGTCATCAAGGGAAGAAATGTGAGAATCCTCACGGACAATGCGACAGCAGTAGCCTACCTAAACCACCAGGGGGGCACCAGGTCAGTGGAACTAATGAGGATTTCCCACTTTATATTCAGGCTGGCAGAACTTCACCTTCTCTCCCTCTCAGCTCTACATCTCAAGGGGGTAGACAACTGCAGAGCGGACTTCCTGAGCCGACATCAGCTGCACCAGGGGGAGTGGGAGTTAAATCAGGAAGTATTCCAGCAGATTTGCCTTCTATGGGGCTATCCACAGATAGACCTGTTCGCCTCCCGTCAGAACAAGAAGACCAAAGTATTCTATTCCCTATGCCAGTCGGACAAGCCACTAGCGCTGGACGCGCTTGCACAATCATGGCAGAGGGGTCTACTCTACGCCTTCCCGCCTATTCGACTCCTACCACGAGTCATCaggaagatcaggcaggacaAGGCACATATAATATTAATTGCTCCATTTTGGCCCAGAAGGGTATGGTTCACTTGGCTCCGCAAGATGTCTCTAGCGGATCCCTGGGTTCTACCAGAACGAACGGATCtcctgaaccagggcccagtaTACCATCCAGGAATCGGGAGCCTCCATCTGACAGCCTGGCTTTTGAGAGGCAGTTACTGAGAGACCGTGGACTCTCGGACGAGGTAATATCTACTATGCTGGctagcaggaaaaaggtcacttcGGACATTTACTTCAGAACCTGGAGGACCTTTCTCCGATTCGTTGGTCATCCCGTTAACGTCCTGGAACCACCCAACATCCCTCTGGTTCTAGATTTCCTACAAGAAGGTCTCAAAAAGCACCTCAGGCCAAGTACTATCAAGGTACAAATTTCTGCCCTCAGTGTACTGTACGACTTTAAGCTGGCAGAGCATCCTTGGGTCAAGCGCTTTGTTAACGCAGCAGTAAGGCTCCACCCGTCAGTGAGAAACAAGCTGCCGCCATGGGATTTAAATCTGGTGCTCTCAGGACTAACAACATCCCCCTTCGAGCCAATTGCAGAGATACAGATCAGATTTCTTTCCTGGAAAGTGGCATTCCTTCTAGCAATCACTTCCGCTAGAAGAGTTGGAGAGATCAGAGCTTTCTCCATCACTCAGCCCTacatggttattagagatgataGAATCACACTCTCCCCTGATCCGGCCTTCCTTCCTAAGGTAGTATCAGAATTTCACAGATCTCAAGAGGTTATCCTTCCTTCCTTTTGTGTAGATGCATCTAACGATATGGAGGCTTTATTTCACACGTTAGACGTTAGGCGTGCTATAATACACTACCTTGAAGTTACCAGGGAATGGAGGATAGATAACAATATCCTGATAGCTTTCCAGGGGAAGAATAGAGGTAGGGCAGCCTCTTCACAGACGATATCT is a genomic window of Dendropsophus ebraccatus isolate aDenEbr1 chromosome 12, aDenEbr1.pat, whole genome shotgun sequence containing:
- the LOC138769716 gene encoding uncharacterized protein encodes the protein MKDPMDKRAEVYLRKNWEATTATFKPLVATTSVARATEIWVAQLKEQIRSGATTEELLSKFPIIEGSVSFMAEASADALRLSARSAALSNSARRTLWLRDWKGDVTSRAKLCAVPCEGNLLFGSALEKVLEKASDKKKSFPLVSTQATRPSRGRGRRGRGGTQVGRKDWRPPKKDSQVAILVDRKKQLEQGYTLEHTRVTNDNYRRKPIRLGGSLRITSSSRGMEPGALQTVTKCERTKGSVSGTITGTSSHQGKKCWQNFTFSPSQLYISRG